The following proteins are encoded in a genomic region of Oscillospiraceae bacterium:
- a CDS encoding YabP/YqfC family sporulation protein yields the protein MEEKTGILTSAMSKDSVQISVSGRTLALVEGCLGVLEYSREAIRLSTGKSSVRFSGEALSISSMNKNSVVVSGKITNIAFLGANKC from the coding sequence AAGAGAAAACAGGAATCCTTACCTCGGCAATGAGCAAAGACAGTGTTCAGATCAGTGTCAGCGGCAGGACTCTCGCGCTGGTTGAAGGATGCCTTGGCGTTTTGGAATACAGCCGTGAAGCAATACGGCTTTCCACAGGAAAGAGCTCCGTTCGTTTTTCGGGAGAGGCGCTCAGCATCAGCAGTATGAACAAAAATTCGGTGGTGGTCAGCGGAAAGATCACGAATATTGCATTTCTAGGGGCAAATAAATGTTAA